The following proteins are co-located in the Vicia villosa cultivar HV-30 ecotype Madison, WI unplaced genomic scaffold, Vvil1.0 ctg.004379F_1_1, whole genome shotgun sequence genome:
- the LOC131642019 gene encoding uncharacterized protein LOC131642019, translated as MKPFHVITALFFVLTLARIDPSACQIVKGKVTCTDCTQDYDFSGIKVSVKCEGMKNLAVATTENDGSFMVDLSTYHTKPASDNCHAKLLGGPSNLYASRKNQFSQIVKDKEENIYTTSTPLSFFTSCPKNKVCKDENNQFGSSKTYNFPLPSQWGLAPSSFYLPFFPIIGIP; from the exons ATGAAGCCTTTTCATGTTATCACAGCACTATTTTTTGTATTAACTCTTGCTAGAATTGACCCTTCTGCATGCCAAATTGTAAAGGGCAAGGTCACTTGCACAGATTGCACTCAGGACTATGATTTCTCAG GGATTAAGGTCTCTGTGAAGTGTGAAGGTATGAAAAACCTGGCTGTGGCAACTACAGAAAATGATGGCTCCTTCATGGTTGATCTTTCCACATACCATACAAAACCTGCTTCTGATAATTGCCATGCAAAACTTCTTGGTGGACCAAGTAATCTCTATGCTTCAAGGAAAAACCAATTCTCACAAATTGTGAAGGACAAAGAGGAAAACATCTACACAACTTCCACTCCTCTAAGTTTCTTCACTTCTTGCCCCAAAAACAAAGTATGCAAAGATGAGAATAATCAATTTGGCTCATCCAAAACCTATAATTTTCCTTTGCCTTCACAGTGGGGTTTGGCACCAAGTAGTTTTTATCTTCCTTTCTTCCCAATCATTGGAATACCATGA
- the LOC131642026 gene encoding uncharacterized protein LOC131642026, giving the protein MGSEAHFAAASILKFDGDYDHWSMVTENLLRSKEYWVAVESGYTEPKSMDGMTAAQIKNLEEIKLKELKAKNYLFQSLDKSILKTITQKETSKQLWDSMKLKCQGNTRVKRAQLNRLRRDFEVLAMKQGESITDYFGRVMTVANDMRNYGEDVDDVKIVEKILRTLNDKWNYIVCSIEEAKDIDQLSVDALQSSLLVHEQKFKVSGEDEHALKVTHEEKYGGRGRGRVVFRGGRGQGRGRAS; this is encoded by the coding sequence ATGGGTTCGGAAGCACACTTTGCAGCAGCCTCCATTCTGAAGTTTGACGGCGACTACGATCACTGGAGTATGGTCACGGAGAATCTCCTTCGATCCAAGGAGTATTGGGTAGCTGTTGAATCAGGCTACACAGAGCCGAAGAGCATGGATGGGATGACGGCAGCGCAAATAAAGAACTTGGAGGAGATAAAGCTGAAGGAGTTGAAGGCTAAGAATTACTTGTTTCAGTCGCTAGACAAGTCAATTCTTAAGACGATCACTCAAAAGGAGACATCTAAACAACTTTGGGATTCCATGAAGTTAAAGTGTCAAGGAAATACTCGAGTGAAGAGAGCTCAGCTCAATCGTCTACGCCGAGACTTTGAGGTCTTAGCAATGAAGCAGGGTGAATCAATCACTGATTATTTTGGTCGAGTAATGACGGTTGCAAACGACATGAGGAATTATGGGGAAGATGTGGATGATGTCAAGATCGTTGAGAAGATTTTGAGAACCCTAAATGATAAGTGGAACTACATTGTTTGCTCCATTGAGGAAGCCAAGGACATAGATCAACTATCTGTAGATGCCTTGCAAAGTTCTCTGCTCGTTCATGAGCAAAAGTTCAAAGTAAGTGGAGAAGATGAACATGCTTTGAAGGTAACTCATGAAGAGAAATATGGTGGAAGAGGACGAGGAAGAGTTGTTTTTCGAGGAGGTCGGGGACAAGGCAGAGGCAGGGCTAGCTAA
- the LOC131642024 gene encoding uncharacterized protein LOC131642024: MYNLCVKDLLLPEVKQWDVGKVNLLFDHVGAEAILRVPLLEEVVEDRLVWQEERNGEYSVKSGYRLWRSVQSNSRQYGSEGNWKNLWNIVAPPRAKHLLWRICRGCLPTRSNLLHHHVQCPSLCPWCELEDEDEWHIFFGCVSTSQSWRAAGLSSIIDPRIHTFHDAKSLIFDVCSREDRRDAGRFAVLLESLWKSRNNVVWQDDREDGIRIGLQAYHNWYDWFLARKELNVSATSNNSVDWIPPLIDKVKCNVDAGFNNVGGTTNRGWCFRDHLGRFIRAGVAWDVGLFSVFEAEAIALKEAIQDAISLHLSHVTFESDCQFVVNSIQSKHVGGEGGLWASDQFLVGGKTCLFSGLKKRG; this comes from the exons ATGTATAATCTTTGTGTTAAAGATCTTTTACTTCCTGAAGTAAAACAATGGGATGTGGGTAAGGTGAACCTTCTTTTTGACCATGTGGGGGCTGAAGCTATTCTTAGAGTCCCATTATTGGAGGAGGTTGTGGAGGATAGATTGGTGTGGCAAGAGGAGAGGAATGGTGAGTATAGTGTGAAATCGGGATATAGACTTTGGAGAAGTGTGCAAAGTAATAGCCGACAATATGGTAGTGAAGGTAATTGGAAGAATTTGTGGAACATAGTAGCACCTCCGAGAGCTAAGCATTTGTTATGGCGAATTTGTAGAGGTTGCCTTCCGACTCGTTCTAATTTGCTACATCATCATGTTCAATGCCCGTCTTTATGTCCTTGGTGTGAattagaagatgaagatgaatggcaCATTTTTTTCGGTTGCGTTTCTACTTCTCAAAGTTGGCGAGCAGCAGGTTTGTCATCTATAATCGATCCTCGAATACATACTTTTCATGATGCTAAGTCCCTTATTTTTGATGTGTGTAGTCGAGAGGATCGTAGGGATGCTGGTAGGTTTGCTGTGTTGCTTGAGTCCCTTTGGAAAAGCAGAAACAATGTGGTTTGGCAAGATGATCGAGAAGATGGTATAAGAATTGGTTTACAAGCCTATCACAACTGGTATGATTGGTTTTTAGCTAGAAAGGAGCTTAATGTGTCCGCAACCAGTAATAATTCAGTGGATTGGATTCCTCCTTTGATTGATAAGGTGAAGTGTAATGTCGATGCAGGTTTTAATAATGTTGGTGGTACTACTAATAGGGGGTGGTGTTTTCGGGATCACTTGGGGAGATTTATCAGAGCCGGTGTAGCTTGGGATGTGGGTCTTTTTTCGGTCTTTGAAGCCGAAGCCATCGCTTTGAAGGAAGCTATCCAGGATGCTATCTCTCTCCACTTATCTCATGTTACCTTTGAAAGTGATTGTCAGTTTGTGGTCAATTCTATTCAATCTAAACATGTTG GTGGCGAGGGAGGATTATGGGCTTCCGATCAGTTTCTTGTTGGTGGAAAGACGTGTCTCTTCTCGGGTCTAAAGAAAAGAGGATGA
- the LOC131642025 gene encoding GDSL esterase/lipase At1g23500-like, which translates to MKNLMWMRLVIIFLVLFGRVSNTATVAYANAVYPAVFAFGDSIFDTGNNNNLATASKCNFPPYGRDFYGGAATGRFGNGKVLSDVITAALGVKDTLPAYLDPQLTDQDLPTGVCFASGGSGLDDLTANSQGGVLTMGAQLDLFKQYIEKLRTAVGTQKAAEIISKALFIISAGNNDVAFAYSYTIRRALLFNVYADMLVDSSQNFLKSLYQLGARHVWVLSTIPLGCLPSARSIFGGPSACLDFENVLAQTFNGMLSTGVSNLKASLPDYDVKFVDVYSPMLNIITNPSTSGFENVVNGCCGTGTFEMGASCNMFTYQCPSTAAYFFWDAAHPSERAYQLTVAQLLHAQNYDLTSHHVVKSLHPLNVSNIDFNS; encoded by the exons ATGAAGAACTTAATGTGGATGAGGTTAGTGATAATTTTTCTAGTTTTATTTGGCAGAGTATCCAATACTGCAACTGTAGCATATGCCAATGCAGTATATCCTGCAGTGTTTGCATTTGGTGATTCAATCTTTGACACTGGAAATAATAACAATCTTGCAACTGCTTCTAAGTGTAACTTTCCTCCCTATGGAAGGGATTTCTATGGAGGAGCTGCTACGGGAAGATTCGGTAACGGCAAAGTTCTATCAGATGTGATAA CGGCGGCTCTTGGAGTGAAAGACACGCTACCGGCATACCTAGACCCACAATTAACGGATCAAGACCTTCCTACTGGAGTATGCTTTGCTTCGGGCGGTTCAGGGTTAGACGATTTGACAGCAAACTCGCAG GGAGGAGTTTTAACAATGGGAGCTCAACTGGACCTGTTCAAACAATACATAGAAAAACTGAGAACAGCTGTTGGAACACAAAAAGCAGCCGAAATCATATCAAAGGCTTTGTTTATAATATCGGCCGGAAACAATGATGTTGCATTTGCTTATTCTTATACCATTAGGAGAGCTTTACTTTTCAATGTATATGCCGATATGTTAGTTGATTCAAGTCAAAATTTCCTCAAG AGTCTATATCAACTTGGAGCACGACATGTGTGGGTTCTAAGTACAATACCATTGGGGTGTTTACCTTCAGCTAGGTCTATATTTGGAGGACCAAGTGCATGCCTAGATTTTGAGAATGTTTTGGCACAAACATTCAATGGCATGTTATCGACCGGGGTTTCAAATCTCAAGGCCTCTCTTCCAGATTATGATGTTAAGTTTGTTGATGTTTATAGTCCTATGCTTAATATCATAACGAATCCTTCGACATCAGGGTTCGAAAATGTGGTGAATGGGTGTTGTGGAACTGGAACATTTGAAATGGGAGCATCATGCAACATGTTTACTTACCAATGTCCAAGTACTGCAGCCTACTTTTTCTGGGATGCTGCTCATCCTTCAGAGAGAGCTTATCAACTCACAGTTGCTCAACTACTACATGCTCAAAACTATGATCTCACTAGTCACCATGTTGTCAAATCTCTTCATCCTTTGAATGTGTCAAATATTGATTTTAATAGCTAA
- the LOC131642021 gene encoding NAC domain-containing protein 90-like, producing MEEPQPGFRFYPTEEELVGFYLHNQLEGKKQDEINRVIPVIDINGKEPWTLPTFAGERCRGETEQWFFFSPRQEREMRGGRPNRTTSCGYWKATGSPSYVYNSKNKVIGIKKTMVFYQGKAPYGRKTKWKMHEYKAIEQFDSSNTNPPKLRHEFSLCRIYVISGSFCSFDRRPLERPRVELQLDHNASTSAQQMVSEIDESNLHATFHSEGVGRDHDDVFMGGSSGTNWNEVANNGVDESEPLWEWEQLNWI from the exons ATGGAAGAACCACAACCTGGTTTTCGTTTCTATCCAACAGAAGAAGAGTTAGTTGGTTTCTATCTACACAACCAGCTAGAAGGAAAAAAGCAAGATGAAATCAATAGAGTCATCCCTGTCATTGATATCAATGGCAAAGAACCATGGACTCTTCCAA CATTTGCAGGGGAACGGTGTCGTGGAGAAACGGAGCAATGGTTTTTCTTTTCGCCAAGACAAGAAAGAGAGATGAGAGGAGGAAGACCAAATAGGACAACATCTTGTGGGTACTGGAAAGCTACTGGCTCTCCTAGCTATGTTTACAATTCGAAGAACAAAGTGATTGGGATAAAGAAAACCATGGTGTTTTACCAAGGGAAAGCTCCTTATGGAAGGAAAACTAAATGGAAGATGCATGAATATAAGGCCATTGAACAATTTGACTCATCTAACACAAATCCTCCTAAG TTGCGACACGAATTCAGCTTGTGTCGAATTTATGTGATATCGGGAAGCTTTTGTTCATTCGATCGTCGACCATTAGAGAGACCAAGAGTGGAGTTACAGCTTGATCATAATGCTTCAACAAGTGCtcaacaaatggtatcagagatTGATGAATCAAATCTGCATGCAACTTTCCATTCGGAAGGAGTAGGAAGAGATCATGATGATGTTTTTATGGGAGGGTCAAGTGGTACAAATTGGAATGAAGTAGCAAATAATGGGGTTGATGAATCTGAACCACTTTGGGAATGGGAACAACTAAATTGGATCTAA
- the LOC131642020 gene encoding histone H2A.2-like yields the protein MDASTKVKKGAGGRKGGGPRKKSVTRSVRAGLQFPVGRIGRFLKKGRYAQRVGTGAPVYLAAVLEYLAAEVLELAGNAARDNKRKSINPRHLLLAIRNDEELGKLLAGVTIAHGGVLPNINPVLLPKRTENASKEPKSPSKAKKTPKKA from the exons ATGGACGCCAGCACAAAGGTGAAGAAAGGAGCAGGAGGAAGGAAAGGAGGAGGACCAAGGAAGAAGTCGGTGACCAGATCTGTTAGAGCCGGACTTCAATTTCCCGTCGGAAGGATCGGTcggtttttgaagaaaggaagatATGCCCAGCGTGTTGGTACTGGTGCTCCTGTTTACTTGGCCGCTGTTCTTGAATATCTTGCTGCTGAG GTTCTTGAGTTGGCTGGAAATGCAGCACGTGACAACAAGAGGAAGAGTATTAATCCAAGGCATTTGTTGTTGGCTATTAGGAATGATGAAGAACTCGGTAAATTACTTGCTGGTGTTACCATCGCTCATGGTGGTGTTCTTCCTAACATCAACCCTGTTCTTTTGCCCAAGAGGACTGAAAATGCTTCAAAGGAACCTAAATCTCCATCAAAGGCCAAGAAAACTCCCAAGAAAGCTTAA